In one window of Juglans regia cultivar Chandler chromosome 3, Walnut 2.0, whole genome shotgun sequence DNA:
- the LOC109000791 gene encoding protein OCTOPUS-like has protein sequence MNPNTTEAAAAASAALPPLPPQPHRPSTSCDRHPDEHFTGFCPSCLCERLAVLDPNSSSSASSSRRPPTSSTAAALKAIFKSSGGGGGPSSSANRNRNGTATGASSSFFPELRRTKSFSASKNEGFSGVFEPQRKSCDVRVRNTLWSLFTLDDERNPYKKKDQQVPSTSAWVAPDIEVDPRHSLLASSSIQQGPIVLFESKEEDEDEDEEEEDNDSEEDQYEDEIRVSQETNIPNVAAVEERVQEIVEEEEEEPEAEPELEAEPELEEEQKTEELKTMKDHIDLDSQTKKPSGRDFKEIAGSFWSAASVFSKKLQQWRQKQKLKKRRNGSGSATLPVEKPIGRQFRETQSEIADYGFGRRSCDTDPRFSLDAGRISFDASRISLDDPRCSFDEARASWDGYLIGRTFPRMPPMLSVVEDAPVHVLRSDTQIPVEEPAMDAIDEDETALPGGSAQTRDYYSDSSSRRRRSLDRSSSIRKTAAAVVAEIDELKSVSNAKVSPATTTDYFLPGPKLVAPDRVLRDSNSNSLRDDCSETFEMGLRDTASVVGNGERKGSSKKSKRWSKAWNIWGFIHRRGGNKDEDEDSGYARANGVERSLSESWPELRGERNGEGRGAFNPKVFRSNSSVSWRNSHNFGGSFGSARKNGLEGNGNGKKKRDDQFVLERNRSARYSPTNIDNGLLRFYLTPMRSSWRSGLGKSRSNHAHSITRSVLRLY, from the coding sequence ATGAATCCCAACACCAccgaagcagcagcagcagcatcagCAGCACTACCTCCACTACCTCCGCAGCCACACCGACCCTCCACATCCTGCGACCGCCACCCCGACGAGCATTTCACAGGCTTCTGCCCCTCATGCCTCTGCGAGCGTCTTGCCGTCCTCGATCCCAATTCCTCCTCTTCCGCATCTTCCTCTCGCAGACCCCCCACCTCCTCCACCGCCGCCGCCCTTAAAGCCATCTTCAAATCCTCCGGCGGCGGCGGCGGACCCTCTTCTTCTGCCAACCGCAACAGGAACGGAACTGCCACCGGTGCTTCTTCTTCGTTCTTTCCCGAGCTTCGGCGAACCAAGTCGTTCTCGGCCTCCAAGAACGAAGGTTTCTCCGGGGTTTTCGAGCCCCAGAGAAAGTCCTGCGACGTCAGGGTCCGGAACACCCTCTGGTCCCTCTTCACTCTCGACGACGAGCGCAACCCTTATAAGAAAAAAGACCAACAAGTTCCTTCTACTTCTGCTTGGGTTGCTCCTGACATTGAGGTCGACCCTAGACATTCATTGTTAGCTTCTTCCAGTATTCAACAAGGTCCCATCGTCTTATTCGAGTCCAAAGAAGAGGACGAGGACGAGGacgaggaagaggaagataaCGACAGCGAGGAAGATCAGTACGAGGACGAGATTAGGGTTTCCCAGGAGACGAACATTCCAAATGTAGCCGCAGTTGAAGAAAGAGTTCAAGAAATCgtagaggaggaagaggaagagccaGAAGCAGAACCAGAGCTAGAAGCAGAACCAGAACTAGAAGAGGAACAAAAAACGGAGGAACTGAAAACCATGAAGGACCACATAGATCTCGATTCGCAAACCAAGAAACCTTCTGGGAGAGATTTCAAAGAAATTGCCGGCAGTTTCTGGTCCGCCGCTTCGGTTTTCAGCAAGAAATTGCAGCAATGGAGGCAAAAGCAGAAGCTCAAGAAGCGCAGAAACGGCAGTGGGTCCGCCACATTGCCCGTTGAGAAGCCCATTGGCCGCCAGTTCAGGGAAACGCAGTCAGAGATTGCTGATTATGGGTTCGGCCGGCGATCCTGCGATACTGACCCAAGGTTCTCCCTTGATGCGGGTCGTATATCTTTCGATGCCAGTCGGATATCGCTCGACGATCCGCGGTGCTCCTTCGACGAGGCTCGGGCATCTTGGGATGGGTATTTAATCGGTAGAACCTTCCCGAGAATGCCCCCAATGCTCTCGGTGGTCGAGGACGCTCCAGTCCATGTTTTGAGGTCCGATACGCAGATTCCAGTCGAAGAACCGGCAATGGATGCGATCGATGAGGACGAGACTGCCTTGCCGGGTGGATCGGCGCAGACGAGGGACTATTATTCGGACTCCTCGTCGAGGCGGAGGAGGAGCCTGGACAGGTCAAGTTCGATCAGGAAGACCGCGGCGGCAGTGGTGGCTGAGATCGACGAACTGAAGTCGGTTTCGAATGCGAAGGTGTCTCCTGCCACCACCACGGATTACTTCCTCCCTGGACCCAAGTTGGTAGCGCCCGATAGAGTTTTGAGGGACTCGAACTCGAATTCTCTGCGGGACGATTGCTCCGAGACATTCGAAATGGGGTTAAGAGACACTGCTTCCGTGGTTGGAAATGGTGAAAGGAAAGGGTCTTCCAAGAAGTCAAAGAGGTGGAGTAAGGCGTGGAACATTTGGGGTTTTATACACCGGCGAGGTGGGAACaaagatgaggatgaggatAGTGGGTATGCTAGAGCAAATGGGGTGGAGAGATCGCTTTCGGAGTCTTGGCCTGAGTTGAGAGGGGAACGCAACGGGGAAGGGAGAGGTGCTTTCAACCCAAAGGTGTTTCGAAGCAATAGCAGTGTCAGCTGGAGGAATTCACATAACTTTGGTGGGTCTTTTGGCAGCGCAAGGAAGAATGGTCTGGAGGGAAATGGGAACGGTAAAAAGAAGAGGGATGATCAGTTTGTGTTGGAGCGGAATCGGAGTGCAAGATATTCACCAACCAACATCGATAATGGTCTGTTGCGGTTCTACTTGACGCCAATGAGAAGCAGCTGGAGAAGTGGGTTGGGGAAAAGTAGGTCGAATCACGCACATTCTATTACGAGAAGCGTTTTGCGATTGTACTGA